A single region of the Malus sylvestris chromosome 8, drMalSylv7.2, whole genome shotgun sequence genome encodes:
- the LOC126633376 gene encoding probable receptor-like protein kinase At1g80640 → MKLLLLLLVQVLLLLLVQPTPICVGATPTGPFLSSISAPPSSHISPIASSMATFTPGIEEGSEGHQIGSHRTMLIALIVTCTALGVVLLSLLCLWIYHKKFPHKSPKKSSQSNSDAEKGLALGPFVGKFNSTRMVSKKGSVPVLEYKGLEKGTNDFHESNIIGEGGFGCVYKAWLDNNLLVAVKKLDCASQDAEREYENEVELLHKIQHPNIITFLGCSINGDSRFIVYELMHNGSVESQLHGHSHGSVLTWPMRMKIALDAARGLEYLHEYCNPPVIHRELKTSNILLDANFNAKLSDFGLAVADRAKNSKNVKLSGTLGYVAPEYLLDGKLTDKSDVYAFGVVLLELLLGRRPVEKLAPTQCQSIVTWAMPQLTDRSKLPNIVDPVIKDSMDLKHLYQVAAVAVLCVQPEPSYRPLITDVLHSLVPLVPVELGGTLRVTQPGPPGSAPVSPGH, encoded by the exons AtgaagcttcttcttcttcttcttgttcaagTTTTGCTTTTGCTGCTTGTACAGCCAACTCCCATTTGTGTTGGCGCCACACCGACTGGCCCTTTTCTTTCCTCCATATCTGCTCCTCCCTCCTCGCACATTTCTCCAATTGCTTCATCAATGGCTACTTTCACTccag GAATTGAAGAAGGAAGTGAAGGGCATCAAATTGGTTCACATAGGACAATGCTAATTGCACTCATTGTTACCTGCACTGCACTTGGTGTAGTTCTTTTATCACTGTTGTGCTTGTGGatttaccacaaaaaatttccaCACAAATCCCCTAAGAAAAGTTCTCAGAGCAACTCAG ATGCCGAGAAGGGGCTTGCATTGGGTCCATTTGTGGGTAAATTCAATTCCACAAGGATGGTTTCTAAGAAAGGATCTGTTCCAGTACTTGAATATAAGGGACTGGAAAAAGGCACCAACGATTTTCATGAAAGTAATATTATTGGTGAGGGTGGATTCGGATGCGTTTATAAAGCTTGGTTGGATAATAATTTGCTTGTTGCAGTCAAGAAACTAGACTGTGCAAGTCAGGATGCTGAGAGAGAATATGAG AATGAGGTGGAGTTGTTGCATAAAATTCAGCATCCAAATATAATTACCTTTTTGGGTTGTAGTATTAATGGTGACTCAAGGTTCATCGTTTACGAACTGATGCATAATGGATCTGTGGAAAGTCAATTGCATG GACACTCTCATGGTTCCGTATTAACATGGCCTATGCGAATGAAAATCGCTCTGGATGCAGCAAG AGGGCTAGAATATCTACACGAGTATTGCAACCCTCCAGTGATCCATAGAGAGCTGAAAACATCTAATATTCTTTTAGATGCCAACTTCAATGCCAAG CTTTCAGATTTTGGTCTTGCCGTGGCTGACAGGGCCAAAAACAGTAAGAATGTCAAGCTCTCTGGGACCTTGGGTTATGTTGCTCCAGAGTATCTTTTAGATG GTAAATTGACGGATAAGAGTGATGTCTATGCTTTTGGAGTTGTGCTTCTGGAGCTTCTACTAGGAAGAAGGCCTGTTGAAAAACTGGCACCAACTCAGTGCCAATCTATAGTCACATGG GCCATGCCTCAGCTCACTGACAGATCAAAGCTTCCAAACATTGTGGATCCTGTGATCAAAGATTCCATGGATTTGAAGCACTTATACCAG GTTGCTGCTGTCGCTGTGTTATGTGTGCAACCGGAACCAAGTTACCGCCCTCTGATAACAGATGTTTTACATTCTCTTGTCCCTCTTGTTCCGGTGGAGCTTGGAGGGACACTAAGAGTTACCCAACCTGGACCTCCAGGAAGCGCCCCAGTTTCTCCTGGTCATTGA